One Salvelinus namaycush isolate Seneca chromosome 29, SaNama_1.0, whole genome shotgun sequence genomic region harbors:
- the LOC120024620 gene encoding toll-like receptor 5 encodes MMRNLILLTIFGEYLQVMKCTPKCPIYGSIAACTSQSLYQVPALPPYIAILYMRDNYISEINETSFSGLERLKELDLSWQRVNGLIIRTNTFQRLENLAVLYLGYNTGLQIEPDAFVGLSNLRALSLYRCDLTESILQGDYLRPLVSLETLDLYGNQVKRIQPALFFVNITDFQELNVALNRMESICEEDLIGFQGKHFRLLKLSSLYLYSMTQYGFDWKRCGNPFRNMSMETLDLSSNGFDVDKAKLFFNAIQGTKIHHLILEHSTMGKSFGFSNVKDPDRQTFEGLKNSSVKILDLSKCFIFTLQYAVFSPLREVEYITIAQNKINQIDREAFFGLQNVQKLNLSHNLIGEIYSYTFDNLPNILELDLSYNHIGALGYQAFKGLPNLQVLDLTGNSIRELGTYGSLAPLPNIQLLRLADNKITSLEGLSVFANNTIILNVQNNRLTNLEDVYTVLTKLMHIEFLWYGNNFIKWCTLNNNISVPAVNSLKLLELRNIALQMIWARGECMHVFENLGKLLSLDLSFNSLQALPDGIFKGLISLEEMDLHFNSLTYLKADIFPESLKTVDLSYNFLASPDPATFHSLSWINLYRNQFHCDCGLEDFLTWLKGTNVTFPDPGVNEFSCEFPSDLHGISLLNYSSVISCEEDDERLVQELRLSLFIGCTALIILIMVGTIVFARLRGFLFKVYKKVTARILEGPRRDLSAGGPRYDAYLCFSNNDYKWVETALLNRLDSQFAERNVLRCCFEVRDFIPGEDHLFNIRDAIWGSRKTVCIVSKEFLKDGWCLEAFTLAQSRMLEELRDVLIMVVVGNVPHYRLMKHEGIRTFAQKRDYLQWPEDTQDIQWFYEKLMSKILKDKKNTAKANNGDITLVNMTVGT; translated from the coding sequence ATGATGAGGAACCTTATACTGCTGACTATCTTTGGAGAATACCTGCAGGTGATGAAATGCACCCCAAAATGCCCAATATATGGCTCTATAGCAGCTTGCACCAGCCAGTCTCTATATCAGGTCCCTGCGCTGCCTCCATACATTGCCATTTTGTATATGAGGGATAACTACATCAGTGAGATCAATGAGACATCCTTCTCTGGGCTTGAAAGGTTAAAGGAACTGGATCTCAGTTGGCAACGAGTCAATGGGCTTATTATAAGAACTAACACCTTTCAAAGGCTGGAAAACTTGGCAGTGCTTTATTTAGGGTATAACACAGGTTTACAAATTGAGCCAGATGCGTTTGTGGGACTGTCCAACCTGAgagctctctctctatatagGTGTGACCTGACTGAATCTATTTTACAGGGTGACTATCTCAGGCCCCTGGTTTCCTTGGAAACACTAGATCTGTATGGTAACCAGGTGAAAAGAATCCAGCCTGCTCTGTTCTTTGTGAACATTACAGATTTCCAAGAGCTAAACGTTGCCCTAAACCGGATGGAAAGCATATGTGAGGAAGATTTGATTGGCTTTCAAGGCAAACACTTTCGGCTCCTCAAGTTGAGCAGCCTCTATCTATATAGCATGACTCAGTATGGCTTTGACTGGAAACGATGCGGAAATCCTTTTCGGAACATGTCCATGGAGACACTTGACTTATCTTCCAATGGATTCGATGTGGACAAGGCAAAATTGTTTTTCAATGCAATCCAAGGGACCAAAATCCACCATCTTATTCTGGAACACAGCACCATGGGGAAATCATTTGGTTTCAGCAACGTGAAAGACCCAGACAGGCAAACATTTGAGGGCCTCAAGAATAGTAGTGTCAAGATTCTAGATTTGTCCAAATGCTTTATATTTACATTGCAATATGCAGTATTCAGTCCGCTGAGAGAGGTAGAGTACATAACAATAGCCCAAAACAAAATTAACCAGATTGACAGGGAGGCGTTTTTTGGTCTTCAAAATGTACAAAAGCTCAACCTGTCACACAATCTTATAGGGGAAATCTATTCTTACACGTTTGACAATCTACCCAATATTTTAGAACTTGATTTATCTTACAACCATATTGGTGCATTGGGATATCAAGCATTTAAAGGACTTCCAAACCTACAAGTTCTGGATCTTACAGGAAACTCTATTCGGGAACTAGGTACATATGGTTCCCTTGCACCACTACCAAACATCCAACTTCTTCGTTTGGCTGATAATAAGATTACGTCCTTAGAGGGCCTCTCTGTCTTTGCTAATAATACGATCATACTTAACGTTCAAAACAACAGGTTAACTAATTTAGAGGATGTATACACAGTTTTAACTAAATTAATGCACATTGAGTTTCTCTGGTATGGTAACAACTTCATAAAGTGGTGCACCCTTAACAATAATATTTCAGTGCCAGCTGTGAACTCTCTGAAGCTGCTTGAGCTAAGGAACATCGCCTTGCAGATGATATGGGCACGGGGAGAGTGtatgcatgtatttgaaaatctTGGCAAGCTTTTAAGTCTGGATTTAAGCTTTAACTCCCTGCAGGCTCTCCCAGATGGTATATTTAAAGGCCTCATCTCTCTGGAAGAGATGGATCTTCACTTCAACTCACTCACATACCTCAAAGCAGACATTTTCCCAGAGAGTCTCAAAACAGTTGACCTCTCTTACAATTTCCTGGCCTCTCCTGACCCAGCGACTTTCCATTCTCTCAGCTGGATCAACCTGTATAGGAATCAATTCCACTGTGACTGCGGTCTGGAGGACTTTCTGACGTGGCTGAAAGGGACTAACGTGACTTTTCCTGACCCTGGCGTGAATGAATTCAGCTGTGAGTTTCCTTCAGATCTCCATGGCATCAGCCTGTTGAATTACAGCTCAGTCATATCGTGTGAGGAGGATGACGAGAGGCTGGTTCAGGAGCTGAGGCTCTCGCTCTTCATCGGCTGCACAGCGCTCATCATCCTGATCATGGTCGGAACAATCGTTTTTGCTCGTCTCCGTGGATTCCTCTTCAAAGTTTACAAAAAGGTGACCGCCAGGATCCTTGAGGGCCCTAGGAGGGATCTTTCTGCTGGTGGGCCTCGGTACGATGCTTACTTATGCTTCAGCAACAACGACTACAAGTGGGTAGAAACCGCCCTGTTGAACAGACTAGACTCTCAGTTCGCAGAGCGAAACGTCCTCCGCTGCTGCTTCGAGGTCAGAGACTTCATCCCAGGTGAAGATCACCTGTTCAATATCAGGGACGCCATATGGGGGAGCAGGAAGACAGTTTGTATCGTGTCTAAAGAGTTCCTCAAGGACGGCTGGTGCCTAGAGGCCTTTACCCTGGCTCAGAGCAGGATGCTGGAGGAGCTCAGAGATGTTCTCATCATGGTGGTTGTGGGGAATGTCCCCCATTACAGACTGATGAAACATGAAGGCATTAGGACCTTTGCCCAGAAGAGGGATTACCTGCAGTGGCCGGAGGACACACAGGATATTCAATGGTTCTATGAGAAGCTCATGTCCAAGATTCTTAAGGACAAAAAGAACACCGCCAAAGCTAACAATGGGGATATCACACTTGTAAATATGACAGTTGGAActtaa